The Vicia villosa cultivar HV-30 ecotype Madison, WI linkage group LG1, Vvil1.0, whole genome shotgun sequence genome includes a region encoding these proteins:
- the LOC131658175 gene encoding uncharacterized mitochondrial protein AtMg00310-like: MVEVLKRYQDSSGQMVNLDKSEASFSQNVAESEKNLIRNKMGVKTIEAHTKYPGLPVLFGRSKKVVFSQVIDRVWKKVKVWKEKIISRAGKEVLIKSVAQAILTYVMGYLRLPKECCKEIDELLARFWCGSSKEERRIHWMSWSKMAKAESSEGLGFRVISDFNVSLLGKQYWRLLTGSSSLLERVFKIRYCPRTSISEAQVGYRPSYAWRNILGARGAVELGSR; this comes from the coding sequence ATGGTGGAGGTGTTAAAGAGATATCAAGATTCGTCGGGACAGATGGTTAATCTTGATAAGTCTGAGGCTTCGTTTAGTCAAAATGTGGCTGAAAGTGAGAAAAATTTAATCCGTAACAAGATGGGTGTAAAGACGATTGAAGCTCATACTAAATATCCGGGGTTACCAGTTCTGTTTGGCAGATCTAAAAAGGTAGTCTTTTCTCAAGTTATTGACAGGGTGTGGAAAAAGGTGAAAGTGTGGAAGGAAAAGATTATCTCGAGGGCTGGAAAGGAAGTGCTAATCAAATCAGTGGCTCAAGCAATCCTGACATATGTTATGGGTTATTTGAGGCTTCCTAAAGAATGTTGCAAAGAGATAGATGAGCTTCTAGCTAGGTTCTGGTGTGGTTCCTCAAAAGAGGAAAGAAGGATCCATTGGATGAGTTGGTCCAAGATGGCTAAAGCGGAAAGTTCGGAAGGTTTGGGCTTTAGGGTTATCAGTGACTTCAATGTTAGTCTGCTTGGTAAACAGTATTGGAGGCTTTTAACTGGAAGCTCCTCTTTGCTTGAACGTGTGTTTAAGATCCGATACTGCCCAAGAACTTCTATCAGTGAGGCACAAGTGGGTTACAGGCCCAGTTACGCTTGGAGAAATATTCTTGGAGCAAGAGGTGCGGTGGAATTGGGGAGTAGATGA